One window of Microbacterium sp. 1S1 genomic DNA carries:
- a CDS encoding DUF3159 domain-containing protein — protein sequence MTSPDAEEPRTQSASEILGAALGGAARKAGLDPSESASTRRVVWSAMGGWRGILESVLPSLAFVILFTLRPEPLLLPLGVSVGLAAVFTVVRLVQKSPPSAALGGLIAAVAAAGLALWTGRGEDNFVPGLITNAVYGSAILISALIGWSIIGLAVGFLMGEGTAWRADRRKRRAFFWLGIAWAGLFIARLAVQFPLYLAGDVTALGTLKLVMGLPLFAPLIAVTWLVVRALYPRASSHDDVAAA from the coding sequence GTGACCTCCCCGGACGCCGAGGAGCCGCGGACGCAGAGCGCGTCGGAGATCCTCGGAGCAGCCCTCGGCGGAGCGGCGCGCAAGGCCGGACTCGATCCATCCGAGAGCGCGAGCACGCGCAGGGTCGTCTGGTCGGCCATGGGCGGCTGGCGCGGGATCCTGGAGTCGGTGCTGCCGAGCCTCGCGTTCGTCATCCTGTTCACCCTCCGGCCGGAACCCCTGCTGCTGCCCCTCGGGGTGTCGGTCGGTCTGGCTGCCGTGTTCACGGTCGTCCGGCTCGTGCAGAAGTCTCCGCCCTCGGCCGCCCTCGGCGGACTGATCGCGGCCGTGGCCGCCGCCGGTCTCGCGCTGTGGACCGGCCGTGGGGAGGACAACTTCGTCCCCGGCCTCATCACGAACGCGGTCTACGGCTCGGCGATCCTCATCTCGGCTCTCATCGGGTGGTCGATCATCGGTCTCGCGGTCGGCTTCCTGATGGGGGAGGGAACCGCCTGGCGTGCCGACCGCCGCAAGCGGCGAGCATTCTTCTGGCTTGGCATCGCCTGGGCGGGGCTCTTCATCGCGCGGCTGGCGGTCCAGTTCCCGCTGTATCTGGCCGGCGACGTCACCGCCCTCGGCACCCTCAAGCTCGTGATGGGACTTCCGTTGTTCGCGCCGCTGATCGCCGTGACCTGGCTCGTCGTCCGCGCGCTCTATCCCCGCGCGTCGTCGCACGACGACGTCGCGGCGGCGTGA
- a CDS encoding DUF3710 domain-containing protein, whose amino-acid sequence MTDTNDTPSKSAPANRATEGPFDDSEANPVRPYIDLGGIKILPREGLNLRLEVEEQSKRIVAVGLDYAESSLQVQPFAAPRSGGLWDETRVQLRDQVKAQGGRVEEREGPLGKELLAEVPAAASEGSGLRLARFIGIDGPRWFLRGVIGGAAASDPEAGAKVEDLFRSIVVVRGGAPMPPRDLIPLKMPATPGSA is encoded by the coding sequence ATGACCGACACCAACGACACTCCTTCCAAGTCGGCGCCGGCGAACCGCGCCACCGAAGGCCCGTTCGACGACTCCGAGGCGAATCCCGTCCGCCCCTACATCGATCTCGGCGGGATCAAGATCCTTCCGCGCGAGGGATTGAACCTCCGACTCGAGGTGGAAGAGCAGAGCAAGCGGATCGTGGCGGTCGGCCTCGACTACGCCGAGTCCTCGCTCCAGGTGCAGCCGTTCGCAGCCCCGCGCAGCGGTGGCCTCTGGGACGAGACGCGCGTGCAGCTCCGTGATCAGGTGAAGGCTCAGGGGGGGCGCGTCGAGGAGCGCGAGGGCCCGCTCGGCAAGGAGCTTCTCGCAGAGGTGCCCGCGGCGGCCAGCGAGGGCTCCGGTCTCCGCCTGGCGCGCTTCATCGGCATCGACGGTCCGCGCTGGTTCCTCCGTGGTGTCATCGGCGGCGCGGCCGCGTCCGACCCCGAGGCCGGGGCGAAGGTGGAAGACCTCTTCCGGTCGATCGTCGTCGTCCGAGGCGGGGCGCCCATGCCGCCACGAGACCTCATCCCGCTGAAGATGCCGGCGACGCCGGGCTCCGCGTGA
- the dut gene encoding dUTP diphosphatase, with translation MTDSVDVPIIAAVVPGYAHPGDAGADLVAAEAVRLEPGERALVPTGVRIALPDGYAAFVVPRSGLAAKHGISIVNSPGTVDAGYRGEIKVSLINTDIHSAYDVAVGDRIAQLIVMPVTRARFLPVEELPDSARGAGGFGSTGYQAQTPQTPAGQAK, from the coding sequence GTGACCGATTCCGTTGATGTCCCCATTATCGCCGCAGTGGTCCCCGGCTATGCGCATCCGGGTGACGCGGGAGCCGATCTCGTCGCGGCCGAGGCGGTGCGGCTGGAGCCGGGGGAGCGGGCCCTGGTGCCGACCGGCGTCCGGATCGCGCTGCCCGACGGCTATGCGGCCTTCGTCGTACCGCGCAGCGGTCTCGCGGCGAAGCACGGGATATCGATCGTGAACTCCCCCGGCACCGTCGACGCGGGGTACCGGGGTGAGATCAAGGTGAGCCTGATCAACACGGACATCCACAGCGCGTACGATGTCGCCGTCGGCGATCGCATCGCGCAACTGATCGTGATGCCCGTCACGCGGGCGCGGTTCCTGCCGGTCGAGGAACTGCCGGACAGCGCCCGCGGCGCCGGCGGATTCGGATCGACCGGCTATCAGGCCCAGACCCCTCAGACCCCAGCAGGACAGGCGAAATGA
- a CDS encoding DUF3093 domain-containing protein, whose protein sequence is MQNPATDARPRYRERLAPSLWLLVTVALAGPMVSLIFVPVGSTFALLLGGAVSALLVVAAIVLAPVVSVEDGVLRAGRAHIDARYLGDPVALSGAEARNARGPELPARGWHLIRGGIDGVVVVPNTDQDDPVVAWTISTRTPDRLAAAIRAARD, encoded by the coding sequence ATGCAGAACCCCGCAACGGACGCACGTCCCCGCTACCGCGAACGACTCGCCCCCAGCCTGTGGCTGCTGGTCACCGTCGCCCTCGCCGGGCCCATGGTGTCCCTGATCTTCGTTCCGGTGGGCTCCACCTTCGCGCTGCTTCTCGGCGGCGCGGTCTCGGCGCTCCTCGTCGTGGCCGCGATCGTTCTCGCTCCCGTCGTGTCCGTGGAGGACGGCGTGCTGCGGGCCGGACGCGCCCACATCGACGCCCGGTACCTCGGCGATCCCGTCGCTCTGTCCGGCGCGGAAGCGCGGAACGCACGGGGGCCCGAGCTCCCCGCGCGCGGATGGCACCTCATCCGCGGCGGTATCGACGGGGTGGTCGTCGTGCCGAACACCGACCAGGACGATCCCGTCGTGGCCTGGACGATCTCGACCCGCACCCCCGACCGTCTCGCGGCGGCCATCCGCGCCGCTCGGGACTGA
- a CDS encoding DUF4193 domain-containing protein: MATDYDAPRKSEDDSESIEALKERVPDKLSGTTGDEDSDNPSNFDLPGADLSDLELDVVVLPAQQDEFTCMSCFLVKHRSQLDHEGPDGPICKECAA; this comes from the coding sequence ATGGCAACCGATTACGACGCTCCCCGAAAGAGTGAAGACGACTCCGAGTCGATCGAAGCCCTGAAGGAGCGTGTGCCGGACAAGCTGTCCGGTACGACCGGAGACGAGGACTCCGACAACCCGTCGAACTTCGATCTCCCGGGCGCGGACCTCTCCGACCTCGAGCTCGACGTCGTCGTGCTGCCCGCGCAGCAGGACGAGTTCACGTGCATGAGCTGCTTCCTGGTGAAGCACCGCTCGCAGCTCGACCACGAGGGACCCGACGGCCCCATCTGCAAGGAGTGCGCTGCCTGA
- the sepH gene encoding septation protein SepH, with protein MENVTIVGTEAGVLVLATEAGERFALPIDAVLQREIRRATRQAEPTAQKLAASPRDIQAQIRAGLTAAEVAELLGISVDDVARFEGPVLAEREHIIGQALAVPVLIGSEVEPDAQPTFGAAVRAKLAEVAASSERWASWKEESGWVIKLEFSANDVDHDARWSFDPRRSALSPLNADATQLSRQGSLPEGLIPRLRAVEADRATSPYKDDSRFDSGAFGPRLVPAPAADADEPAQPERSAPAVQDAAINRAPDAGSTSPETADLLEALRRRRGQREAAPIEHDIEDDSPDDTDPIALFAALEEPDDEPAAPEPAPRQPASNDAGDSGGRRRRRNAMPSWDEIVFGARTDE; from the coding sequence ATGGAAAACGTCACCATCGTCGGCACTGAAGCAGGAGTGCTCGTCCTCGCGACCGAGGCGGGCGAGCGGTTCGCGCTGCCCATCGACGCCGTGCTGCAGCGGGAGATCCGCCGCGCGACCCGCCAGGCCGAACCCACCGCCCAGAAGCTCGCCGCGAGCCCGCGCGACATCCAGGCGCAGATCCGCGCGGGGCTCACCGCCGCCGAGGTCGCGGAGCTCCTGGGGATCAGCGTCGACGACGTCGCCCGCTTCGAGGGCCCCGTCCTCGCGGAGCGGGAGCACATCATCGGCCAGGCGCTCGCCGTGCCCGTCCTCATCGGCAGCGAGGTCGAGCCGGACGCGCAGCCCACTTTCGGCGCCGCGGTCCGCGCCAAGCTCGCCGAGGTGGCGGCATCGTCGGAGCGCTGGGCCAGCTGGAAGGAGGAGTCCGGCTGGGTGATCAAGCTCGAGTTCTCGGCGAATGACGTCGACCACGACGCCCGGTGGAGTTTCGATCCACGGCGCAGCGCGCTCTCTCCGCTGAACGCCGATGCCACGCAGCTCTCTCGCCAGGGCTCTCTGCCGGAGGGCCTGATCCCGCGCCTGCGTGCCGTGGAGGCTGACCGCGCCACCTCCCCGTACAAGGACGACAGCCGCTTCGACTCCGGCGCCTTCGGGCCGCGCCTCGTGCCTGCGCCTGCGGCGGACGCGGACGAGCCCGCACAGCCGGAGCGTTCCGCGCCCGCCGTCCAGGATGCCGCGATCAACCGCGCGCCGGACGCGGGATCGACGAGTCCTGAGACGGCCGACCTGCTCGAGGCCCTGCGCCGCCGCCGCGGACAGCGCGAGGCCGCGCCGATCGAGCACGACATCGAGGACGACTCGCCGGACGACACCGACCCGATCGCCCTCTTCGCCGCGCTGGAGGAGCCGGACGACGAGCCCGCGGCCCCGGAGCCTGCGCCGCGTCAGCCAGCCTCGAACGACGCCGGCGACAGCGGCGGCCGCCGGCGCCGCCGGAACGCCATGCCGTCGTGGGACGAGATCGTCTTCGGGGCTCGTACCGACGAGTGA
- a CDS encoding alkaline phosphatase family protein, whose protein sequence is MSFMLPSAPSSTRSVVGVADDLCAALRGESETLQRAESAVLVVIDGLGAINLRSHAGHARSLTAAMTKKDVAQTVFPTTTAAALTSITTGVWPGEHGLVGYRVRDPERGVLVNQLSGWETDGLDPLTWQGAPTVFERAAAAGRETFAVGLAAYAHSGFTRATLRGSRFVPAATPEERVEVAYALAEEHPGSLVYCYLPEVDKAGHKHGVASAEWVSALERLDGALSVRVPPRVGVVVTSDHGMVDVPHHRQVVLEAEHLVGIRHVGGEPRMLHLYSEPDADMERTTARLRSDLEGAADVVSREEAVRGGLFGPVVRDEVLARIGDLLVIATGVWALYDGTAEDQRNRGMIGQHGALTPEETRVPFLRLGAFAS, encoded by the coding sequence ATGTCCTTCATGCTACCGTCCGCGCCGTCCAGCACCCGGAGCGTCGTCGGGGTGGCGGACGACCTGTGCGCCGCTCTCCGAGGCGAATCCGAGACGCTGCAGCGCGCCGAATCGGCGGTACTCGTTGTGATCGACGGTCTCGGCGCGATCAACCTTCGCTCACACGCAGGTCACGCCCGGTCGTTGACCGCGGCGATGACGAAGAAGGACGTCGCGCAGACCGTGTTCCCGACGACCACGGCCGCAGCCCTCACCAGCATCACGACCGGTGTGTGGCCGGGGGAGCACGGCCTCGTCGGGTACCGGGTCCGCGACCCGGAGCGCGGCGTCCTGGTGAACCAGCTCAGCGGATGGGAGACCGACGGTCTCGACCCGCTCACCTGGCAGGGAGCGCCCACGGTGTTCGAGCGCGCCGCCGCGGCCGGGCGCGAGACGTTCGCGGTCGGGCTTGCGGCCTATGCGCACAGCGGATTCACGCGTGCGACGCTCCGGGGCTCGCGGTTCGTCCCCGCCGCGACACCGGAGGAACGCGTCGAGGTCGCGTACGCCCTGGCCGAGGAGCACCCCGGCTCTCTCGTGTACTGCTACCTGCCCGAGGTCGACAAGGCCGGGCACAAGCACGGGGTCGCGTCGGCGGAATGGGTGTCCGCGCTCGAACGGCTCGACGGCGCTCTCTCCGTCCGCGTCCCGCCGCGGGTGGGCGTGGTCGTGACCTCGGACCACGGCATGGTCGACGTGCCGCACCACCGGCAGGTGGTGCTGGAGGCGGAGCATCTCGTCGGCATCCGCCACGTCGGCGGAGAGCCCCGCATGCTGCATCTCTACAGCGAGCCCGACGCCGACATGGAGCGGACGACGGCCCGTTTGCGGAGCGACCTCGAAGGGGCCGCCGATGTCGTCAGCCGAGAGGAGGCGGTCCGGGGCGGACTCTTCGGTCCCGTCGTGCGCGACGAGGTCCTCGCCCGGATCGGCGATCTGCTCGTCATCGCCACGGGCGTGTGGGCGCTGTACGACGGCACCGCCGAGGACCAGCGTAACCGCGGCATGATCGGGCAGCACGGCGCACTCACACCCGAGGAGACCAGGGTGCCGTTCCTCCGTCTCGGAGCCTTCGCCTCCTGA
- a CDS encoding DNA topoisomerase (ATP-hydrolyzing) subunit A, producing the protein MPKTPPPEPVEERIQDIDLSNEMQGSFLEYAYSVIYSRALPDARDGLKPVQRRILFQMAEMGLRPDRGHVKSARVVGEVMGKLHPHGDSAIYDALVRLAQEWALRVPLVDGHGNFGSLDDGPAAARYTEARLAAPALSLTENLDEDVVDFIPNYDGQFQQPAVLPAAFPNLLVNGASGIAVGMATNMAPHNLIEVVAAATHLLENPDATTEDLMEYVPGPDFPSGGILMGLDGVKDAYTTGRGALKVRGRTSIESPGPRRTGIIVSELPYMVGPERLIEKIRDAVQAKKLQGISDVTDLTDRNHGLRVAIGIKTGFDPNAVLEQLYRLTPLEDSFSINNVALVDGQPRTLGLKEMLSVYVGHRIEVITRRSRYRLARREERLHLVEGLLIAILDIDEVIQVIRSSDDTEQARTRLRSVFDLSEPQAEYILELRLRRLTKFSRIELEAERDALLAEIASLRELLASPALLRAAVAQELDAVAEAYGTPRRTLLMNAAPPKPRATKGAVDLQIADAPTTLVLSTTGRAVRVDLGEGQELTAPARRSKHDATLATVQTTVRGELGALTSTGRVVRFSPVDLPSVPATSVQLAAGTPLRDYLGVTTKGERILGFVRFDSDTPVALGTAQGIVKRIVPSTLPVRPELEVIGLKPGDTVVGAAEATDDADLVFLTTDAQLLRFSASAVRPQGAPAGGMAGIKLGSGASVLFFGAVTPEADAVVATVSGAESILPGTDPGRAKVSAFADYPSKGRATGGVRAHAFLKGEDRLTVAWVGPNPPLAVDPTGAVRKLPDSGARRDASGQPTDGVIGSIGRTLV; encoded by the coding sequence ATGCCGAAAACCCCGCCGCCCGAGCCTGTCGAGGAACGCATCCAGGACATCGATCTCTCCAACGAGATGCAGGGCTCCTTCCTCGAGTACGCCTACTCCGTCATCTATTCGCGCGCGCTCCCCGACGCCAGGGACGGCCTCAAGCCGGTGCAGCGGCGCATCCTCTTCCAGATGGCGGAGATGGGCCTGCGCCCCGATCGGGGCCACGTGAAGAGCGCCCGCGTGGTGGGCGAGGTCATGGGCAAGCTGCACCCGCACGGCGACTCGGCGATCTACGACGCCCTCGTCCGCCTGGCGCAGGAATGGGCCCTGCGCGTTCCGCTCGTCGACGGCCACGGCAACTTCGGCTCGCTGGACGACGGGCCCGCGGCCGCGCGCTACACCGAGGCGCGCCTCGCCGCCCCCGCCCTGTCGCTCACCGAGAACCTCGATGAGGACGTCGTCGACTTCATCCCGAACTACGACGGCCAGTTCCAGCAGCCGGCCGTGCTGCCCGCGGCCTTCCCGAACCTGCTCGTCAACGGAGCCAGCGGCATCGCCGTGGGCATGGCGACCAACATGGCGCCGCACAACCTCATCGAGGTCGTCGCCGCGGCGACGCATCTGCTCGAGAACCCTGACGCCACCACCGAAGACCTCATGGAGTACGTCCCCGGACCCGACTTCCCCTCCGGCGGGATCCTCATGGGACTGGACGGCGTGAAGGATGCCTACACGACGGGGCGCGGTGCGCTCAAGGTCCGCGGACGCACCTCGATCGAGTCGCCGGGGCCCCGGCGCACGGGGATCATCGTCTCGGAGCTGCCGTACATGGTCGGACCGGAACGGCTGATCGAGAAGATCCGCGACGCGGTGCAGGCGAAGAAGCTGCAGGGGATCAGTGACGTCACCGATCTCACCGACCGCAACCACGGTCTCCGCGTCGCCATCGGGATCAAGACCGGCTTCGATCCGAACGCGGTCCTGGAGCAGCTCTACCGGCTCACGCCGCTGGAGGACTCCTTCAGCATCAACAACGTCGCGCTCGTCGACGGCCAGCCCCGCACACTCGGGCTCAAGGAGATGCTCAGCGTCTACGTCGGTCACCGGATCGAGGTGATCACCCGGCGCAGCCGCTATCGTCTCGCCCGGCGCGAGGAGCGTCTGCACCTGGTGGAGGGCCTCCTCATCGCGATCCTCGACATCGACGAGGTCATCCAGGTCATCCGCTCGTCCGACGACACCGAACAAGCCCGCACCCGGCTCCGCTCGGTGTTCGACCTCAGCGAGCCGCAGGCCGAGTACATCCTCGAGCTGCGCCTGCGTCGCCTCACGAAGTTCTCACGCATCGAGCTCGAGGCGGAGCGGGACGCCCTCCTCGCGGAGATCGCGTCGCTGCGCGAGCTGCTCGCCAGCCCGGCGCTGCTGCGCGCCGCCGTCGCCCAGGAGCTGGACGCCGTGGCGGAGGCCTACGGCACGCCACGCCGCACGCTGCTGATGAACGCCGCCCCGCCGAAACCCCGCGCGACGAAGGGCGCGGTGGATCTGCAGATCGCCGACGCCCCGACCACGCTGGTCCTCTCGACGACCGGCCGCGCCGTGCGCGTCGACCTCGGCGAAGGGCAGGAGCTCACCGCGCCGGCACGTCGGAGCAAGCACGACGCCACCCTCGCAACCGTCCAGACCACCGTCCGCGGAGAGCTCGGTGCGCTGACGAGCACGGGACGTGTGGTCCGCTTCTCCCCCGTCGATCTGCCGTCGGTGCCCGCGACGTCGGTACAGCTCGCTGCCGGAACCCCGCTGCGGGATTACCTCGGGGTCACCACCAAGGGCGAGCGCATCCTAGGCTTCGTCCGCTTCGACAGCGACACCCCGGTGGCCCTGGGCACCGCGCAGGGCATCGTCAAGAGGATCGTGCCGTCGACGCTGCCGGTGCGCCCCGAGCTGGAGGTCATCGGACTCAAGCCCGGAGACACGGTGGTCGGTGCGGCCGAGGCCACGGACGATGCCGACCTCGTGTTCCTGACGACCGACGCCCAGCTCCTCCGCTTCTCGGCGTCGGCAGTGCGTCCCCAGGGCGCGCCGGCAGGCGGTATGGCGGGCATCAAACTCGGCTCCGGCGCCTCGGTTCTCTTCTTCGGCGCCGTGACCCCCGAGGCCGATGCCGTCGTCGCCACCGTCTCGGGCGCGGAGAGCATCCTGCCCGGAACCGATCCGGGTCGCGCCAAGGTCTCGGCGTTCGCGGACTACCCGTCCAAGGGCCGGGCGACGGGCGGCGTCCGGGCTCATGCCTTCCTGAAGGGCGAAGACCGTCTCACCGTCGCCTGGGTCGGCCCCAACCCGCCGCTCGCCGTCGACCCGACCGGCGCGGTGCGCAAGCTGCCGGACTCCGGTGCGCGTCGCGATGCCTCGGGTCAGCCGACCGACGGCGTCATCGGCAGCATCGGCCGCACGCTCGTCTGA
- a CDS encoding type IIA DNA topoisomerase subunit B, whose protein sequence is MNAEYSAHHLQVLEGLEAVRKRPGMYIGSNGSPGLMHCLWEIIDNSVDEAVAGNGSRIDIILHDDGSVEVHDRGRGIPVDVEPRTGLTGVEVVYTKLHAGGKFGGGSYAASGGLHGVGASVVNALSERLDVEVDRGGKTYAMSFHRGEPGIFQDSGEKRPDAPFTPFEENSELRVVGKTPRGVTGTRVRYWADRQIFTKDAAFQLAELETRARQTAFLVPGLEIVVRDERAASAVTGEDGTPTGPVETSYLYEGGISEFVEYLAVDPPVTDTWRIQGEGTFTETVPVLQPDGHMVATEVERVCAVDIALRWGTGYDTRIRSFVNIISTPKGGTHQQGFEQELLKVLRSQVEQNARRLKVGNDKLEKDDVLAGLTAVLTVNVPEPQFEGQTKEVLGTPAVRQIVAQVMRKDLQQRFTSTKRDDKSQATQLLDKIVSEMKARVSARAHKETQRRKNALESSTLPTKLVDCRTNDVERSELFIVEGDSALGTAKNARNSEFQALLPIRGKILNVQKASVGDMLSNAECASIIQVIGAGSGRTFDIEAARYGKIILMSDADVDGAHIRTLLLTLFFRYMRPLIEHGRVFAAVPPLHRIIVINPGSKPNETIYTYSEQELHALLAKLRKAGKRWHEPIQRYKGLGEMDAEQLANTTMDRSGRLLRRVRMEDAEAAGRVFELLMGNEVAPRREFIIDSADQLSRESIDA, encoded by the coding sequence GTGAATGCCGAGTACTCCGCCCATCATCTCCAGGTGCTCGAAGGGCTCGAAGCGGTCCGCAAGCGCCCCGGCATGTACATCGGCTCGAACGGTTCGCCCGGGCTCATGCACTGCCTGTGGGAGATCATCGACAACTCCGTCGACGAGGCCGTCGCCGGTAACGGCTCGCGGATCGACATCATCCTGCATGACGACGGCAGCGTCGAGGTACACGACCGCGGTCGCGGCATCCCCGTCGATGTCGAGCCCCGGACCGGGCTCACGGGCGTCGAGGTCGTCTACACGAAGCTGCACGCGGGCGGAAAGTTCGGCGGCGGGTCCTACGCGGCCTCGGGCGGTCTGCACGGCGTCGGCGCCTCTGTCGTGAACGCCCTCTCCGAGCGTCTCGACGTGGAGGTCGACCGCGGCGGCAAGACGTACGCGATGTCTTTCCACCGCGGAGAGCCGGGCATCTTCCAGGACTCCGGGGAGAAGCGGCCCGATGCGCCCTTCACCCCGTTCGAGGAGAACAGCGAGCTGCGGGTCGTCGGAAAGACGCCGCGAGGCGTGACCGGCACCCGCGTGCGCTACTGGGCCGACCGTCAGATCTTCACCAAGGACGCGGCCTTCCAGCTCGCCGAGCTCGAAACGCGGGCGCGGCAGACCGCCTTCCTCGTGCCCGGCCTGGAGATCGTGGTGCGCGACGAGCGCGCGGCGAGCGCGGTCACGGGCGAGGACGGCACCCCGACCGGCCCCGTGGAGACCTCGTATCTCTATGAGGGCGGCATCTCCGAGTTCGTGGAGTACCTGGCGGTCGACCCTCCCGTGACCGACACCTGGCGGATCCAGGGGGAGGGGACCTTCACCGAGACCGTGCCCGTCCTGCAGCCCGACGGGCACATGGTGGCCACCGAGGTCGAGCGCGTGTGCGCCGTCGACATCGCTCTGCGCTGGGGGACGGGCTATGACACGCGGATCCGCTCGTTCGTCAACATCATCTCCACCCCGAAGGGCGGCACGCATCAGCAGGGCTTCGAGCAGGAGCTCCTGAAGGTGCTGCGCAGTCAGGTCGAGCAGAACGCTCGCCGGCTGAAGGTCGGCAACGACAAGCTCGAGAAGGACGACGTCCTCGCCGGCCTCACCGCCGTCCTCACGGTCAACGTGCCCGAGCCGCAGTTCGAGGGGCAGACCAAGGAGGTGCTCGGCACCCCGGCCGTGCGCCAGATCGTCGCCCAGGTGATGCGCAAGGATCTCCAGCAGCGCTTCACCTCCACCAAGCGCGACGACAAGAGCCAGGCGACGCAACTCCTCGACAAGATCGTGTCGGAGATGAAGGCACGGGTGTCGGCCCGTGCGCACAAGGAGACCCAGCGGCGCAAGAACGCTCTCGAATCATCGACGCTGCCGACCAAGCTCGTCGACTGTCGCACGAACGACGTGGAGCGCAGCGAGCTCTTCATCGTCGAGGGCGACTCGGCGCTGGGCACGGCCAAGAACGCACGCAACAGCGAGTTCCAGGCGCTGCTCCCCATCCGCGGGAAGATCCTGAACGTGCAGAAGGCCTCGGTCGGCGACATGCTGTCCAACGCGGAGTGCGCGTCCATCATCCAGGTGATCGGCGCCGGGTCGGGACGCACCTTCGACATCGAGGCAGCGCGCTACGGGAAGATCATCCTCATGAGCGACGCCGACGTCGACGGTGCGCACATCCGCACGCTTCTGCTGACGCTGTTCTTCCGATACATGCGGCCGCTGATCGAGCATGGACGCGTCTTCGCCGCGGTGCCGCCGCTGCACCGGATCATCGTGATCAACCCGGGCTCGAAGCCGAACGAGACGATCTACACGTACAGCGAGCAGGAGCTGCACGCGCTGCTCGCGAAGCTCCGCAAGGCAGGCAAGCGCTGGCATGAGCCGATCCAGCGCTATAAGGGTCTCGGGGAGATGGATGCCGAGCAGCTCGCGAACACCACGATGGACCGTTCCGGTCGGCTCCTCCGCCGCGTGCGGATGGAGGACGCCGAGGCCGCGGGTCGCGTGTTCGAGCTGCTCATGGGCAACGAGGTCGCCCCGCGGCGCGAGTTCATCATCGATTCCGCGGACCAGCTCTCCCGCGAGTCGATCGACGCCTGA